The Thermodesulfovibrionales bacterium genomic interval TTCAGTCTGTTCGCAACGCTCAAGGCATAATCTGCGTGTCGCTCTGCGATCGTCAACAGGGCAACCTGAACCGGCGAGAGCCAGACCGGGAAAAGGCCCGCATAATGCTCTATGAGGATACCGAAAAATCGTTCGAGGGATCCCATGAGCGCCCTGTGTATCATAATCGGTCTGTGCTCCCTGCCGTCACTGCCCCGGTACGTGACGTCAAATCTCTCAGGGTTGTTGAAATCCATCTGGATGGTGCTGCACTGCCAAGATCTGCTCAGAGAGTCCTTGATCTTGATGTCGATCTTCGGTCCGTAAAATGCGCCTCCGCCTTCATCCACCTCATAGGAGAGCCCCTTCTCTTCCAGTGCGTGCTTCAGGGCGTTTATCGACCGCTCCCAGATCTCATCGGTGCCGACGTATTTTTCCGGCCTTGTGGAAAGATAGATGTCATAGGCATCGAAACCGAAGGTGGAGAGAATGAAGAGCGTAAAATCGAGGGTCTTGGCGACTTCTTCCTCCATCTGGTCTTCACGGGCGAAGATGTGGGCATCGTCCTGGGTGAAGCCCCTCACGCGCATGAGCCCGTGGAGAACACCAGAGCGTTCGAAGCGGTAGACCGTCCCCAGTTCGGCGTAACCTATGGGCAAGTCCCGGTAACTTCTGAGATGGCTCTTGTAAACGGCGATATGAAAGGGACAGTTCATGGGCTTGATCTCGTATTCGACGTTCTCAACTTCCATGGGAGCGTACATATTCTCACGGTAAAAATCCCAATGGCCGCTCTTCTTCCAGAGATCGACCTTTGCCATATGAGGCGTATAGAGCAGTTTATACCCAGACTTCAGGTGCTCTTCCCGCCAGAAGTCCTCTATGGCCTTTCTGATGATTGCACCGTTGGGATGCCAGAGTATCAAGCCGGCTCCGATGTCATCGGTTATGCTGAAGAGATCGAGTTCCTTCCCGAGTTTCCTGTGGTCT includes:
- the thrS gene encoding threonine--tRNA ligase, with amino-acid sequence MLDFRGGGDIKIRYADGSEVSAGLAEAESRLKKAGAIALKVQGNLTDISSLKDLGNDSVVEPVLPDSKEGLDIYRHSASHVMAHAVKELFPAARLAIGPSTEEGFYYDFDIERPLTPEDLTRIEEKMAEIIRSNIPFRRKVIKREDAIELFGKTGEVYKVELLNEIADDEVSLYEENGFVDLCRGPHVPSTGFIKAFKLVSIAGAYWRGDEKNKMLQRIYGTAFSKEKDLKEYLTFLEEVKKRDHRKLGKELDLFSITDDIGAGLILWHPNGAIIRKAIEDFWREEHLKSGYKLLYTPHMAKVDLWKKSGHWDFYRENMYAPMEVENVEYEIKPMNCPFHIAVYKSHLRSYRDLPIGYAELGTVYRFERSGVLHGLMRVRGFTQDDAHIFAREDQMEEEVAKTLDFTLFILSTFGFDAYDIYLSTRPEKYVGTDEIWERSINALKHALEEKGLSYEVDEGGGAFYGPKIDIKIKDSLSRSWQCSTIQMDFNNPERFDVTYRGSDGREHRPIMIHRALMGSLERFFGILIEHYAGLFPVWLSPVQVALLTIAERHADYALSVANRLNAEGIRTEVNSENEKIGHKIRGATIRKIPYLVIIGDKEASEEKLSVRRRNGETLAPLSEQCFLELVCEDIKLRR